One window of the Zea mays cultivar B73 chromosome 3, Zm-B73-REFERENCE-NAM-5.0, whole genome shotgun sequence genome contains the following:
- the LOC103652437 gene encoding DNA-directed RNA polymerase 3B, chloroplastic, producing the protein MHPHLSHLGSDLCRGVLEYAEGRPLGKYGLCWLKIHLANKYGGGIEKLSHEGKLAFVENQLFDIFDSAANPVDGNCWWTNVEDPFQCLAPCMDLSDALRSPSPYHAVSHLPIHQDGSCNGLQHYAALGRDYMGAVAVNLVPGEKPADIYSEIASGY; encoded by the exons ATGCATCCTCATTTAAGTCACCTAGGTTCAGATCTTTGTCGGGGTGTTCTAGAGTATGCTGAAGGGCGGCCACTAGGAAAGTATGGGTTGTGCTGGTTGAAGATACACTTGGCTAACAAATATGGTGGTGGCATTGAAAAGCTTTCTCACGAGGGCAAGCTAGCTTTTGTGGAGAACCAACTGTTTGATATATTTGATTCAGCAGCAAATCCTGTTGATGGGAACTGCTGGTGGACGAATGTTGAGGATCCCTTTCAGTGTTTAGCTCCATGCATGGACCTTTCTGATGCCTTAAGAAGTCCATCACCTTACCATGCTGTCTCTCACCTGCCTATTCATCAG GATGGTTCATGCAATGGTTTACAACATTATGCCGCTCTTGGAAGGGACTAT ATGGGCGCGGTTGCTGTCAACCTTGTTCCCGGAGAGAAACCCGCAGATATCTACTCAGAAATAGCTTCTGG TTATTGA